A window of the Brassica napus cultivar Da-Ae chromosome A2, Da-Ae, whole genome shotgun sequence genome harbors these coding sequences:
- the LOC106429896 gene encoding F-box protein At4g11590-like, which translates to MEIPRVDKIMTSQESKDGGIKGGYSHPIPLELLFIIFLRLPAKTLARCVCVSKLWASIIRSQDFIISFQSQSRILFFIRDYYQTRFENRFFLSNQQEGTSSLLSRTTCHVSDSRSRCRQPQEVNGLICCGYGTSPVIYNPTSGKSLTLPRIYLGQNVGPYVENILGYDPINEEYKVLSMTPLPGNHSGDSIIPYKEHKVFTLGSEGSWRMVECNTIHCPGTISVCINGVVYYGAYVGDGMKQRSLVRFDVRTEKFGFTKMPESVQTLSYYSSTLMNYNGKIALAYSKGYDTYELWVLEDEWSKMCFSTRSWTQPCIKFNVEGITRMGEIILTPRYGGEFYVVYYNLVTKQFRKIDIEGYKSPGGVVVSWEYVEASTMLL; encoded by the coding sequence ATGGAAATACCAAGGGTTGATAAGATCATGACCTCACAAGAAAGCAAGGATGGAGGTATCAAAGGAGGATACTCACATCCTATTCCTCTAGAGCTTCtgttcattattttcttaagatTACCTGCCAAAACCTTAGCGAGATGTGTCTGTGTATCAAAGCTTTGGGCCTCCATAATCCGCAGTCAAGATTTCATCATATCTTTCCAATCTCAGTCACGCATCCTCTTCTTTATAAGGGATTATTACCAAACAAGATTCGAGAACCGGTTCTTCTTGTCAAACCAACAAGAAGGAacatcatctcttctttcacGCACCACATGTCACGTCTCTGATTCAAGATCCAGATGTCGTCAGCCTCAAGAAGTCAACGGCTTGATATGTTGTGGATACGGTACGAGCCCAGTGATTTATAACCCCACCTCAGGAAAATCACTAACCTTACCAAGAATCTACCTCGGCCAAAACGTTGGACCGTACGTTGAAAACATTCTTGGATACGATCCAATCAACGAGGAGTATAAGGTATTGTCCATGACTCCGTTACCTGGTAACCATAGTGGTGATAGCATAATACCATATAAGGAACACAAAGTGTTTACGTTGGGATCTGAAGGTTCATGGAGAATGGTCGAGTGTAACACGATTCATTGTCCTGGAACTATTAGTGTATGTATCAACGGGGTTGTGTATTACGGTGCTTACGTAGGAGATGGTATGAAGCAACGTAGCTTAGTGAGATTTGACGTGAGGACTGAAAAGTTCGGTTTTACGAAAATGCCAGAGTCTGTCCAAACGCTAAGTTATTATTCATCAACTCTAATGAACTACAATGGAAAAATAGCCTTAGCTTATTCAAAAGGTTATGATACATATGAGTTGTGGGTTTTGGAAGATGAATGGTCTAAGATGTGTTTTTCCACAAGGTCATGGACACAACCTTGTATTAAATTTAACGTTGAGGGGATTACTAGAATGGGTGAGATTATTTTGACGCCGAGGTATGGGGGTGAGTTCTATGTTGTCTATTACAATCTAGTGACGAAACAATTTAGAAAAATTGATATTGAAGGATATAAAAGTCCTGGTGGAGTAGTTGTTTCATGGGAGTATGTTGAAGCTAGTACCATGCTTTTGTAA
- the LOC106364617 gene encoding uncharacterized protein LOC106364617 — MATITASSTFHSLSTTKSLNLSSTHLLPPSKNLTFRSKPIGNSRICIFTKQNRLGLRKLSSLGEGGEAVAVAEDEQQQKETVSVPVSPSDMLTMFFQADGTLNEAAVPNVTKALQDIDGVSNLKVQVAEGVAVVELSKQTTVQATGVASSLVETIQGAGFKLQTLNLSFEDEDEVLV; from the exons ATGGCGACGATTACAGCTTCTTCTACTTTCCACTCCTTATCAACAACCAAAAGCCTTAACCTTTCTTCGACCCATCTCCTTCCTCCATCCAAAAACCTCACCTTTCGATCCAAACCCATCGGAAACAGCAGAATCTGCATCTTCACGAAACAGAACCGTCTTGGGCTGAGGAAGCTTTCGTCCCTTGGCGAAGGAGGAGAAGCCGTCGCAGTCGCAGAGGATGAGCAGCAACAGAAAGAGACTGTCTCTGTCCCTGTCTCTCCTTCAGACATGCTCACCATGTTTTTTCAG GCTGATGGAACTTTGAATGAAGCAGCTGTTCCTAATGTCACAAAGGCCTTACag GACATCGACGGAGTTTCCAATTTAAAGGTTCAAGTTGCTGAAGGTGTTGCCGTTGTTGAG CTTTCAAAGCAAACAACGGTTCAAGCAACAGGAGTGGCGTCAAGCTTGGTGGAGACTATACAAGGAGCTGGCTTTAAGTTACAAACTTTGAATCTGAGCTTTGAAGACGAAGATGAAGTTCTTGTCTAA
- the LOC106367196 gene encoding protein NRT1/ PTR FAMILY 5.8 isoform X2 encodes MMAEGEKRRGLSKSCALLIVIAGIERYAFKGVASNLVTYLTDVVKMSNSRAATTVNTWSGFTFMLPLFSAPFADSYWDRFFTILASSSLYFVGLVGLTYTAFDGSRSTTKTISLYFLYTSLSLIALGLGVLNPSLQAFGADQLDHDLDHDHETSLEVKSNHPKAKPFQRILEYIKGAVWRRSKITLVNNHDLNAMELELQEKPLCNCSNTASTTTSKTLANEKNCNHSFSGLETVKLLLRLLPVWTMLLTFAVIFQQPATFFTKQGMAMKRNIGPNFKIPPATLQSTITLSIILLMPLYDKVLIPIAKKITKNEKGIPVMERMGIGMFLSIIAIVIAALVERKRLMISKKMKTSPNSSDPLSIFWLLPQYILLGVSDIFTVVGMQEFFYSEVPVSMRTMGFALYTSVFGVGSFVSAALISVIESCTKSRGERQNWFADDMSEARLDNYYWLLAFTSAISFLMYIVICKHFKSSSSRDGQ; translated from the exons ATGATGGCTGAAGGAGAGAAAAGAAGAggacttagcaaatcttgtgcCCTTCTCATAGTGATTGCTGGGATAGAGAGATATGCATTCAAAGGAGTTGCATCAAACTTAGTGACATATTTAACTGATGTGGTAAAGATGAGCAATTCAAGAGCAGCCACGACTGTTAACACCTGGAGTGGCTTCACTTTCATGTTGCCTCTTTTCTCTGCTCCTTTCGCTGATTCTTATTGGGACAGATTCTTCACCAtccttgcttcttcttctctctactTTGTG GGACTAGTGGGATTGACATATACGGCATTTGATGGGTCACGTTCCACTACTAAAACCATTTCTCTTTACTTCCTCTACACTTCACTAAGCCTCATCGCTCTCGGCTTAGGCGTCTTAAACCCATCGCTTCAAGCATTTGGTGCTGACCAGCTTGACCACGACCTTGACCACGACCACGAGACATCCTTAGAAGTCAAATCGAACC ACCCAAAAGCTAAACCATTTCAAAGGATATTAGAGTATATCAAAGGAGCAGTGTGGAGAAGAAGTAAGATCACTCTTGTGAATAACCATGACTTGAATGCCATGGAGCTAGA GCTGCAAGAGAAGCCTCTATGTAACTGTAGCAACACTGCATCCACTACTACAAGCAAGACCTTAGCTAATGAAAAAAACTGCAATCACAGTTTCTCAGGCCTCGAAACCGTGAAGCTTTTGCTTCGTCTCTTACCAGTATGGACCATGCTTCTAACCTTTGCAGTCATATTCCAACAACCAGCAACATTTTTCACAAAGCAAGGTATGGCTATGAAGAGAAACATCGGACCAAACTTCAAAATCCCACCCGCAACGTTACAAAGCACAATCACTCTCTCTATAATCCTTCTCATGCCGTTATACGACAAAGTTTTGATCCCAATAGCCAAGAAAATAACGAAAAACGAAAAGGGTATTCCTGTGATGGAGAGAATGGGAATAGGGATGTTCTTGTCCATCATCGCCATTGTTATAGCAGCTTTAGTCGAAAGGAAAAGACTAATGATAAGcaagaagatgaagacttcACCAAACTCTTCAGACCCGTTGAGCATATTCTGGCTCTTGCCTCAGTACATTCTACTAGGAGTCTCGGACATTTTCACGGTCGTTGGCATGCAAGAGTTCTTTTACAGCGAGGTTCCCGTTAGCATGAGAACGATGGGGTTTGCTTTGTACACGAGTGTGTTCGGTGTGGGGAGTTTTGTGAGCGCTGCGCTGATCTCGGTCATCGAGAGTTGTACAAAGTCAAGAGGTGAGAGACAGAACTGGTTTGCTGATGATATGTCGGAAGCTAGACTTGATAACTACTATTGGCTTTTGGCTTTTACAAGTGCCATTAGCTTTTTGATGTATATTGTTATTTGCAAACACTTTAAGAGTAGTAGTAGTCGTGATGGTCAATGA
- the LOC106367196 gene encoding protein NRT1/ PTR FAMILY 5.8 isoform X1, protein MMAEGEKRRGLSKSCALLIVIAGIERYAFKGVASNLVTYLTDVVKMSNSRAATTVNTWSGFTFMLPLFSAPFADSYWDRFFTILASSSLYFVGLVGLTYTAFDGSRSTTKTISLYFLYTSLSLIALGLGVLNPSLQAFGADQLDHDLDHDHETSLEVKSNRKSHFFQWWYFGVCAGSLLGVTVMAYIQDTFGWVFGFAIPTASMLLLILLFLCGCVVYVYADSGLDPKAKPFQRILEYIKGAVWRRSKITLVNNHDLNAMELELQEKPLCNCSNTASTTTSKTLANEKNCNHSFSGLETVKLLLRLLPVWTMLLTFAVIFQQPATFFTKQGMAMKRNIGPNFKIPPATLQSTITLSIILLMPLYDKVLIPIAKKITKNEKGIPVMERMGIGMFLSIIAIVIAALVERKRLMISKKMKTSPNSSDPLSIFWLLPQYILLGVSDIFTVVGMQEFFYSEVPVSMRTMGFALYTSVFGVGSFVSAALISVIESCTKSRGERQNWFADDMSEARLDNYYWLLAFTSAISFLMYIVICKHFKSSSSRDGQ, encoded by the exons ATGATGGCTGAAGGAGAGAAAAGAAGAggacttagcaaatcttgtgcCCTTCTCATAGTGATTGCTGGGATAGAGAGATATGCATTCAAAGGAGTTGCATCAAACTTAGTGACATATTTAACTGATGTGGTAAAGATGAGCAATTCAAGAGCAGCCACGACTGTTAACACCTGGAGTGGCTTCACTTTCATGTTGCCTCTTTTCTCTGCTCCTTTCGCTGATTCTTATTGGGACAGATTCTTCACCAtccttgcttcttcttctctctactTTGTG GGACTAGTGGGATTGACATATACGGCATTTGATGGGTCACGTTCCACTACTAAAACCATTTCTCTTTACTTCCTCTACACTTCACTAAGCCTCATCGCTCTCGGCTTAGGCGTCTTAAACCCATCGCTTCAAGCATTTGGTGCTGACCAGCTTGACCACGACCTTGACCACGACCACGAGACATCCTTAGAAGTCAAATCGAACCGTAAGTCTCATTTTTTTCAATGGTGGTACTTTGGTGTCTGCGCCGGTAGTCTTCTAGGAGTCACCGTCATGGCTTATATACAAGATACATTTGGTTGGGTTTTCGGTTTTGCAATCCCAACCGCTTCCATGCTATTGTTGATCCTCTTGTTCCTATGTGGCTGTGTGGTTTATGTGTATGCTGACTCGGGTCTAGACCCAAAAGCTAAACCATTTCAAAGGATATTAGAGTATATCAAAGGAGCAGTGTGGAGAAGAAGTAAGATCACTCTTGTGAATAACCATGACTTGAATGCCATGGAGCTAGA GCTGCAAGAGAAGCCTCTATGTAACTGTAGCAACACTGCATCCACTACTACAAGCAAGACCTTAGCTAATGAAAAAAACTGCAATCACAGTTTCTCAGGCCTCGAAACCGTGAAGCTTTTGCTTCGTCTCTTACCAGTATGGACCATGCTTCTAACCTTTGCAGTCATATTCCAACAACCAGCAACATTTTTCACAAAGCAAGGTATGGCTATGAAGAGAAACATCGGACCAAACTTCAAAATCCCACCCGCAACGTTACAAAGCACAATCACTCTCTCTATAATCCTTCTCATGCCGTTATACGACAAAGTTTTGATCCCAATAGCCAAGAAAATAACGAAAAACGAAAAGGGTATTCCTGTGATGGAGAGAATGGGAATAGGGATGTTCTTGTCCATCATCGCCATTGTTATAGCAGCTTTAGTCGAAAGGAAAAGACTAATGATAAGcaagaagatgaagacttcACCAAACTCTTCAGACCCGTTGAGCATATTCTGGCTCTTGCCTCAGTACATTCTACTAGGAGTCTCGGACATTTTCACGGTCGTTGGCATGCAAGAGTTCTTTTACAGCGAGGTTCCCGTTAGCATGAGAACGATGGGGTTTGCTTTGTACACGAGTGTGTTCGGTGTGGGGAGTTTTGTGAGCGCTGCGCTGATCTCGGTCATCGAGAGTTGTACAAAGTCAAGAGGTGAGAGACAGAACTGGTTTGCTGATGATATGTCGGAAGCTAGACTTGATAACTACTATTGGCTTTTGGCTTTTACAAGTGCCATTAGCTTTTTGATGTATATTGTTATTTGCAAACACTTTAAGAGTAGTAGTAGTCGTGATGGTCAATGA
- the LOC106367198 gene encoding uncharacterized protein LOC106367198 yields MGLQSFPISEMDTTDDMHEAMFAKRGCCLFLPCLGSSQPSSHGGSVWWQRIRTVDKLEPDERWWMSGWSKMREWSEILAGPKWKTFIRRVGRSHCCGGVGDGGGGGNRTDHVDFRYDSWSYSLNFDDGKQTGHFEDEFPYRDYSMRFTSPSLPVSTKSSIDFDNDSYAPPLPLVK; encoded by the coding sequence ATGGGGCTTCAATCTTTTCCCATCTCTGAAATGGACACAACCGACGACATGCACGAAGCGATGTTCGCCAAACGAGGCTGCTGTCTCTTCCTCCCGTGTCTCGGATCATCTCAGCCGTCTAGTCACGGAGGATCCGTATGGTGGCAACGAATCAGAACCGTGGATAAACTCGAGCCTGACGAGCGCTGGTGGATGTCAGGGTGGAGCAAGATGAGGGAGTGGTCCGAGATCTTGGCTGGTCCCAAGTGGAAAACGTTCATCCGCCGCGTTGGCCGGAGTCACTGCTGCGGCGGGGTCGGAGacggcggtggtggtggtaaTAGGACGGATCATGTTGATTTCCGGTACGATTCTTGGAGTTACTCGTTGAATTTTGATGATGGTAAACAGACGGGGCATTTCGAGGACGAGTTTCCTTACCGTGATTACTCGATGAGGTTCACCTCGCCGTCTCTGCCGGTCTCCACCAAATCTTCCATTGATTTCGACAATGATAGCTACGCGCCACCGCTGCCGCTGGTTAAGTAA
- the LOC106367197 gene encoding uncharacterized protein LOC106367197 isoform X1, with the protein MGKHGNWVVLSLIFLFFFCGLSSVSAKPPPVKIVSGLVTNVASMLWKLLWSLQTSTTTTTTTKSGVSSRSMVKYESGYNIETVFDGSKLGIEPYAIEVSPNGEELIVLDSENSNIHKISMPLSRYGKAKLVSGSQEGYTGHVDGKLKEAKMNRPRGLAIDDSGNIYVADTNNMAIRKISDDGVSTIGVGGRRSGGSKEEMMRLSNDFDLIYVSSTCSLLVTDRGNQMIREIQLHDHDCSHHEPETDLHLGTALLVAAAFFGYMLALLVRRVRSLFSSFRHDNKRHHVAKPNMTMAPYQRYPRPVRQPLIPPQHEPEKEEGFLGSLGKLVVKTGSSVSEMISGSRNVTPESFQYRNQQQPDQWAPVQESFAIPEEDGPPGLEPRSGTNTDKTYLRAQGTKQNRSYYQDYDQYENQQKRNVNDTGKFEDNREKNEFVFGAVQEQDGRREAMVIKAVDFNEAMNDQRNLRPRINYMGYSSHVY; encoded by the exons atgggGAAACATGGAAACTGGGTGGTTCTGTCtctaattttcttgtttttcttctgTGGGTTGTCTTCAGTTTCAGCTAAGCCGCCTCCTGTTA AGATTGTAAGTGGACTTGTGACAAATGTAGCATCAATGCTGTGGAAATTGTTGTGGTCTCTTCAGACATCTACAACCACAACAACCACCACAAAATCTG GTGTTTCAAGCCGTTCGATGGTGAAATATGAAAGTGGATATAATATAGAAACAGTGTTTGATGGAAGTAAGCTGGGGATTGAGCCTTATGCGATTGAAGTTTCCCCTAATGGAGAAGAACTTATTGTCTTGGATTCCGAGAATAGTAACATCCACAAAATATCAATGCCTCTTTCCAGAT ATGGTAAAGCAAAGCTCGTCTCTGGTTCACAAGAAGGCTACACAGGACACGTGGACGGAAAGCTCAAAGAAGCTAAAATGAATCGTCCTCGAGGGTTAGCTATAGACGACAGTGGAAACATCTACGTCGCAGATACTAACAATATGGCCATACGCAAGATCAGCGACGACG gAGTCTCAACCATCGGCGTTGGTGGAAGACGTAGCGGCGGATCTAAAGAGGAGATGATGAGACTCTCCAATGACTTTGATCTCATCTATGTCTCTTCAACCTGCTCTCTTTTAGTTACTGATCGAGGAAATCAAATGATTAGAGAGATTCAGCTTCACGATCACGACTGTTCTCATCACGAACCGGAAACAGATCTTCATCTTG GAACCGCTTTGCTCGTTGCTGCTGCATTTTTTGGATATATGCTTGCATTATTAGTACGTAGAGTACGATCATTGTTCTCTTCGTTTCGTCAT gATAATAAGAGACATCATGTAGCTAAACCGAACATGACAATGGCTCCATATCAACGTTATCCAAGACCGGTTCGACAGCCATTAATCCCACCTCAACATGAAccggaaaaagaagaaggatttCTCGGTTCGCTTGGAAAGCTTGTGGTTAAAACCGGTTCTTCGGTTTCTGAGATGATATCCGGTTCAAGGAATGTTACTCCAGAAAGCTTCCAGTACCGAAATCAGCAACAACCGGACCAGTGGGCGCCGGTACAAGAGAGCTTTGCTATACCGGAAGAAGATGGACCGCCGGGTTTAGAACCGAGATCAGGTACAAATACGGATAAAACCTACCTTAGAGCACAAGGAACAAAGCAAAACCGGTCTTATTACCAAGATTATGACCAATACGAAAACCAGCAGAAACGAAATGTGAACGACACAGGGAAGTTCGAAGATAACCGAGAGAAGAACGAGTTTGTGTTTGGGGCGGTTCAGGAGCAGGACGGTCGACGAGAAGCCATGGTGATCAAGGCCGTTGATTTCAACGAAGCCATGAATGATCAGCGAAATCTACGGCCTAGAATCAATTACATGGGATACTCTTCTCATGTTTACTGA
- the LOC106367197 gene encoding uncharacterized protein LOC106367197 isoform X2, whose product MLWKLLWSLQTSTTTTTTTKSGVSSRSMVKYESGYNIETVFDGSKLGIEPYAIEVSPNGEELIVLDSENSNIHKISMPLSRYGKAKLVSGSQEGYTGHVDGKLKEAKMNRPRGLAIDDSGNIYVADTNNMAIRKISDDGVSTIGVGGRRSGGSKEEMMRLSNDFDLIYVSSTCSLLVTDRGNQMIREIQLHDHDCSHHEPETDLHLGTALLVAAAFFGYMLALLVRRVRSLFSSFRHDNKRHHVAKPNMTMAPYQRYPRPVRQPLIPPQHEPEKEEGFLGSLGKLVVKTGSSVSEMISGSRNVTPESFQYRNQQQPDQWAPVQESFAIPEEDGPPGLEPRSGTNTDKTYLRAQGTKQNRSYYQDYDQYENQQKRNVNDTGKFEDNREKNEFVFGAVQEQDGRREAMVIKAVDFNEAMNDQRNLRPRINYMGYSSHVY is encoded by the exons ATGCTGTGGAAATTGTTGTGGTCTCTTCAGACATCTACAACCACAACAACCACCACAAAATCTG GTGTTTCAAGCCGTTCGATGGTGAAATATGAAAGTGGATATAATATAGAAACAGTGTTTGATGGAAGTAAGCTGGGGATTGAGCCTTATGCGATTGAAGTTTCCCCTAATGGAGAAGAACTTATTGTCTTGGATTCCGAGAATAGTAACATCCACAAAATATCAATGCCTCTTTCCAGAT ATGGTAAAGCAAAGCTCGTCTCTGGTTCACAAGAAGGCTACACAGGACACGTGGACGGAAAGCTCAAAGAAGCTAAAATGAATCGTCCTCGAGGGTTAGCTATAGACGACAGTGGAAACATCTACGTCGCAGATACTAACAATATGGCCATACGCAAGATCAGCGACGACG gAGTCTCAACCATCGGCGTTGGTGGAAGACGTAGCGGCGGATCTAAAGAGGAGATGATGAGACTCTCCAATGACTTTGATCTCATCTATGTCTCTTCAACCTGCTCTCTTTTAGTTACTGATCGAGGAAATCAAATGATTAGAGAGATTCAGCTTCACGATCACGACTGTTCTCATCACGAACCGGAAACAGATCTTCATCTTG GAACCGCTTTGCTCGTTGCTGCTGCATTTTTTGGATATATGCTTGCATTATTAGTACGTAGAGTACGATCATTGTTCTCTTCGTTTCGTCAT gATAATAAGAGACATCATGTAGCTAAACCGAACATGACAATGGCTCCATATCAACGTTATCCAAGACCGGTTCGACAGCCATTAATCCCACCTCAACATGAAccggaaaaagaagaaggatttCTCGGTTCGCTTGGAAAGCTTGTGGTTAAAACCGGTTCTTCGGTTTCTGAGATGATATCCGGTTCAAGGAATGTTACTCCAGAAAGCTTCCAGTACCGAAATCAGCAACAACCGGACCAGTGGGCGCCGGTACAAGAGAGCTTTGCTATACCGGAAGAAGATGGACCGCCGGGTTTAGAACCGAGATCAGGTACAAATACGGATAAAACCTACCTTAGAGCACAAGGAACAAAGCAAAACCGGTCTTATTACCAAGATTATGACCAATACGAAAACCAGCAGAAACGAAATGTGAACGACACAGGGAAGTTCGAAGATAACCGAGAGAAGAACGAGTTTGTGTTTGGGGCGGTTCAGGAGCAGGACGGTCGACGAGAAGCCATGGTGATCAAGGCCGTTGATTTCAACGAAGCCATGAATGATCAGCGAAATCTACGGCCTAGAATCAATTACATGGGATACTCTTCTCATGTTTACTGA